Within Flavobacterium pisciphilum, the genomic segment AGTATTTCGTACAAAACACTACAATTAGGATATACTTGGTACGGTTCAGCCTTTAGAGGGACAGGATTAAACAAGCATTGCAAATACTTATTATTGCAATATGCTTTTGAAACCATGGGAATGGAACGAGTAGAATTTCGTGCTGATAATAATAACCAGCGTAGTGTTGCTGCAATGAAAAGTATTGGTTGTAAAGTTGAAGGAGTTTTACGTAATCATATGCCAACTTTTGGTAGTGATGTGCGTCGCGATACCATTATTTTGAGCATCTTACGCGAAGAATGGTTTAGCGAAGTAAAAGAAAACTTAAAGCAAAAACTATAATATCTATTTATCAAGTAGCACCCATTTAGTTAAGACAGGCATAAATCATTGTAATATCTATAGCTAAAAATAATTGCATTCAGTAAAATACAATCTACCCGTCTTTCAATAATACATGCTGTTCTTTTCTAATTTTGGCAAGTAATTTATCGATATAAGATTTTATTTTTTGCGGTAATAAATCCCAGTTTTTATCTTTCTTAAAACTTCTACAATAGTCTAAGTCGCACTCAACAGCGCGTATAGCGTATTTTTTACCTTTATAAACAGTAATGATTTTAATACGTCTTATATTTTCATCATCTGTTTTGGTGCCATATACAAGTATAGGTTCTATATATCCATCATTGTCTATATCCTGAGTGCTACAATATTTTGTCCAAAACCAAATAGAAGTTTCTTCAGCTTCAGCACTTTCAACGAAATCGTTTATAGTCCATTTTACGAGATAACCACCATGATCATTTAAATAGCAAACGGCTTCAATTTTGGTATTTAAGGTATCTTTAGACGAAACAACTTTTTGATTCTCATTTAAAGTCAGCTCATAAACGCCGCCTTTATCTTGGTATTCGTAGGCTCTAAAAATGGGAAATTTACCCTTATCCAAATCTCGTTCGATTATTTCGCTTTCGCTCAGTATTTTGCTTTGTGCAGCTTGCGAAAAACCAAGTATAGAGTAAAAGAAAACTAATAATAAAATAAGTTTTTTCATAAGTTAAAATACTTTTTTGACTACTCAAAGATATTCATTTTTAGCTTTATTTTTAAAAAAGTAAGTGAATACAGTATTAAAATTCAGAATCAAATTTCATTGATAGGATTCGCAAAGTAATTTTCAAAAAACCAATTTTTATTGTAATTTTCTAAGCTGAAAGTGTTATTAAATCGTTTTAGTAAAAAAAGATACTATCGCTAACCCAAAACCATAAAACAAAAAAGACCCAATGAATAATGTAAAATACAAAGGTTTTCTTTTCGGATTATCAATTTTAATGTTCGGCTATAGCCATAAAATGAGCGGACAGGAAAAAGCGAATAAACTCAAAGAATTAGTTCAATATGTAGATCCAATGATAGGGACTGCCAAGATGGGACATACTTATCCAGGTGCAACAGTACCATTTGGGAGTGTGCAATTGAGTCCAGAAACGGATACGATTCCCTACGCAACAAATGGTAAGTATAATAAAGATGTTTACAAATATTGCGCAGGATACCAATACGAAGATAAAACGATAGTAGGATTTAGTCATACCCATTTTAGTGGTACTGGTCACTCAGATTTAGGTGATTTTTTAATTATGCCTACAACAGGAAAATTGCAATTAAATCCAGGTACAGCCAGTCGCCCCGAAACAGGATACCGATCTGTATTCTCACATAAAACAGAAAAAGCTGAGCCAGCATATTATAGTGTTCTTTTGGAAGATCACAATATCAAAGCAGAGCTTACAGCAACAACAAGGGTTGGAATGCATCAATATACATTTCCAAAATCAGATGAGGCACATATTATTTTAGATCTTACAGCTGGAATTTATAACTATGATAAAAAGAATGTTTGGACTTTTGTTCGTGTAGAGAACGATACTTTAATTACAGGATATCGCCAAACAAATGGTTGGGCAAGAACAAGAACAGTATATTTTGCAATGTCATTTAGTAAGCCTATTAAAGGATATGGACAGGCTACACCCGAAAAAAGCGTGTATAAAGGGTTCTGGGGGAAGTTTGATCAAACCAAAGGTTTTCCTGAAATGGCAGGGGCAAACCTAAAATTGTATTTTGATTTTGATACGAATGAAAATGAAAAGATAAAAATAAAATTTGCTATTTCGCCTGTCAGCACACAAGGAGCATTGGCTAATATGAAAGCAGAAATTCCAGATTGGGATTTTGAAAGAGTTAAAAAAGAAAGTCAGGAAGTTTGGAACAAAGAATTAAATAAAATTCAGGTACAGACTCTCAAGAAAGAAGACATGGTTAATTTTTATACCGCAATGTATCATGCTTTTCTTGGACCTACAGTATATATGGATAACGATGGGAATTACAAAGGGTTGGATGGAAATATTCATAAAGCAACCACATTTCAGAACTATACCAGTTTTTCGCTGTGGGATACCTATAGAGCTTTGCATCCATTATTTAATATCGTACAGCCAAAAAGAAATTCAGATATGATAAATTCAATGCTGGCACATTATGATCAAAGTGTACATAAAATGTTGCCGATATGGTCGCATTATGGCAATGAAAATTGGTGCATGATTGGGTATCATAGCGTTTCGGTTATTGCTGATGCAATTGTAAAAGGGAACGTAAATTTTGATGCAGATAAAGCTCTTTTAGCGACTGTAAATACAGCCAAAGTTCCTTATTACGATGGATTAGAGTATTACATGAAAAAAGGATATGTTCCAGAGGATAAAAACGGATCATCGGTATCTAAAACTTTAGAATATGCTTATGATGATTGGGCGATTGCTCAGGCAGCCAAAAAATTAGGAAAAGAAGATATTTACAATGTGTTTTCTAAAAGAGCAGAGAGTTATAAAAATGTGTATGATGCCAAAACAGGTTTTATGAGACCTAAACTTGATGATGGAACATTCAAGAAAGAGTTTGATCCATTAGATACACACGGGCAAGGTTTTATCGAAGGAAATTCTTGGAACTACAGTTTATACATGCCACAAGACCCAGCAGGAATGATAAAAATGATGAATGGCAAAGAGGCTTTTACAAGAAGATTAGACTCCCTATTTTCGATGCATTTACCAGATAAATATTTTGAAAATACAGAAGATATTACCAAAGAAGGAATTATTGGTAATTATGTTCATGGAAATGAGCCTTCGCATCACGTAGTTTATTTGTACAACTGGACCAATTCTCCATGGAAAGCACAAGATAAAATCAGAATGATCTTAAAAAGAATGTATCAAAATGGACCAGATGGACTAGGAGGGAATGATGATTTTGGACAAATGAGTGCTTGGTATATTTTTAGTAGTCTAGGGTTTTATCCAGTTGCGCCCGGATCAGTTGATTATAGTTTAGGAAGTCCGTTGGTTGCAAATGCAGTTTTTAATCTTGAAAACGGAAAAATTTTTGAAGTTGCCACAATAAACCAATCAGATAAAAATGTGTTTGTTAGCAAAGTGCTTTTAAATGGAAAACCACTTACAAGTCCTATAATAAAACATAGTGATATTATCAACGGAGGGAAGATTACGTTTTATATGAGTAGTAAGCCAAATAAAAAAATATATCAGAATTAACAGTTATTCTATTAAAAAGGATGGTTTTTTACTGAGCCTTAATGATGAAATTTTTATTGTAATTAAAATAGAAATGTAATGCTGTTTGTAAAAAACTTTGCGAAATTTGCCTTATAAATTTAGTGCAGATAAAATTGCCGCAATTCTTGATTTATATTGAGAAATGAAAATGGCAATAGGATATGTTCAATTAAAAATAAATAAAAACTACACATGAAAATAAATCCTAAAAACGGAATAGACAAGTTGTTGTTTGGTATGAAACAGAATGATGTTACAGCTATTTATGGCAAACCAGACAGAAACTATAAAGATGAAGATGATAATGTGATTTTTGCTTACAATAAGCACAAAATGAGATTGACATTCTATCAGGAAGAAGATTTAAAATTAGGGTATGTTGTAGCTTCAAGTCCAAGTTTAGAAATCTTTGGTTTTAAAATCATAGGAAGAAAAATAGCAGATGTAAAAAAGGATCTGGCTACTAAAGGAATTACAAAATTCACACAAGAAGAGTTTGATACTTTTGAGAACTATTTCAACGAAGAAAACTGGATTATCTTTCAGACAGAATTTGAAGAAGTAGTAAAGTTTGAAATCGGAGCTATCATCAATAATAAAGATGAATTTGATTGGAAATTTCCAACTAAGAAATAAAAGAAGAGTATAAAAAAACCGACAGTTAACTGTCGGTTTTTTTTATGATATAATTTAAGAGAAATTATTGTTTTGGAGTTGGTTGCTCTTTGTAGATTTCCAATTCAAAAATAAGGGTTGCGTTTGGTGGAATTACTCCGCCAGCACCTCTTTCACCATAAGCAAGTTTTGATGGAAGGAAGAATATTGCTTTCTCTCCATAAGACATAAGGTCTAATCCTTCGATAAATCCAGGAATCATACCGTCTTTTTTACCCGCTTGAAAAGGAAAAGCTTGGTAGCCTCCTTGTGCAGCACGATTTACATCGTGTTTTCCGTAAGCTCTAGCAACTTCTTCAAAACTACTGTCAAAAAGAGTTCCATCTTCAAAATAACCTGCATAATGAAAATAGAAAGTTGAACCAGCTGCTGGTTTTACTCCAGTTCCTTTTTGAACTATTTTATAAGACAAACCAGATGGAGTCGTTGTTGCAGTAGCTTTTGCAGTGTCAAAATATGCTTTTTTAGCTGCAATTACAGTAGCGTATTTTTCTTTATAAAGACGCTCTTGTTCAAGAGCTGCTGCTTGTGCTTGTTTGGTTTTTTCAGCATCAAGTAAAGCTTGTTTTTTAGCTTCTTCAGCTTTATTATCGTAATACGAAGCAAATACTTTAGGTGCATCAAATTTCTTCGCCATAGCTCCTTTACGAGTAATGGTTACAGTTTGTATTACATCATCTTGAAGGATAAGATTAACAACATCCATTCCTTGAACAACATGACCAAATATAGTGTGCTTGTCATTTAACCAAGGAGTATCTTTATGAGTAATAAAGAATTGACTTCCGTTAGTAGTAGGACCAGAATTAGCCATTGCAAGAATACCGCCTTTATCAAATCTAAGATCTGATACAAACTCATCTTTAAAAGCGTATCCAGGACCTCCAGAACCATTTCCGTCTGGATCTCCACCTTGAATCATGAAGTCATTAATAACTCTGTGAAATTTTAAACCATCAAAAAATGGTTTTCCTTTTAATCTTTCAACAGTTACATAAGGATTTGTTCCTTCTGCTAATGATACAAAATTAGCTACAGTAACAGGAGTTTTTATGTATTCAAGTTGCAATACGATATTTCCTTTTTTGGTTGTAATCGTAGCAAAAATCCCTTCGTTTTCAGCAGGTTTTGTTGCAACTTTAGTAATTGTTTTTTTCTTGCCTTGAACTGGCTTTTTAGTCGTTTGTGCTTGTAGGTTTAATACACCCAAGCAAAATAAAAATAGAATTTTTAATTTCATCTGATTCTAATTTAAGAGCTGTTAATTTTTAATATAAACTTATTCTGTTGGCATTTTCTCTAACAACTGAACTTCAAATATAATATTTGCGTTTGGTGGAATTACTCCTCCAGCTCCAGCTTGTCCATAAGCTAAATGTGAAGGAATGAAAAGTACTGCTTTGTCTCCAAATGAAAGCTTTTCGATACCTTCTATGAAACCTGGAATCATACCTTCTTTTGCACCTGCTTGAAACGGAATTGGGTTGTATTGTCTTGCTTCTGCTCTTGCAGCATCAAATTTCCCAAAAGATTTAGCTACGTTTGCCATACTTGTATCAAATAATGTTCCGTCTTCAAGGAAGCCAGCATAGTTGATGAAAACTTGTGCACCATTAGCAGGTTTTTTACCTGTTCCTTTTTCAGTAATAATATATTCTAACCCTGAACTTGTTTTTGTTGCTTTAGCTTTTAAAGCAGCATAAGAAGCTAGTTTTTCGTCACGAACTTCTTTGAATTTAGATTCAAATTCGCTTTTTGCTTTTGCTTCAACAGAAAAATAATCATGAAATACTTTTACAGCATCAAATTTCTTTGCAGCTTCACCATTTCTGATAATAGTTACTTTTACGATGTGATCATCTTGTTTGATTTGGTTTACAACTTCCATTCCTTTGTCTACAACCTGACCAAAAATAGTATGTTTACCTTCTAACCAAGGAGTTTCAACGTGAGTGATAAAAAACTGACTGCTATTTGTAGCTGGTCCGTTATTTGCCATTGCTAAAACACCACCTTTGTCAAATTTCAAATCGTTAGATTCATCTTTGAATTTATATCCAGTGTCTCCAGAACCAGTTCCTAATGGGTCACCAGTTTGAATCATGAAATCTTCGATTACTCTGTGGAATTTTAATCCGTCAAAAAAAGGTTTCTTTTTTAATTCTGGATTAGTAACAAATTCGTTTTTACCTTCTGCAAGTGTTACAAAATTAGCTACAGTTATAGGCGCTTTTTGATAGTTTAATTCAACAATGATATTTCCTTTGTTGGTTTCAATTTCTGCATATAAACCATCAGGCAAATTGCTATGTTCGTCTTTACAAGAGTAAAGTGTTGTAATGGCAAGTAATAATAATATGAGGCTTTTTTTCATTTTTAAAATATTAATTGTTTTTTATTAATTTAATGAGTCATTCTTTATTGCAGGCGTTGTAGGTTTCGGTGCTTCAGTTTTTGGTGATCTTGCTTCCATTTGTTTTCTATAAGCTGTTTCTGGAACAAAATTGTGTAAAGTAACAGTGCAAATTAACGGCTGGTTAATTCCAATTCGTTTTTCATCACCATGATAACCATAAGCCATATGAGATGGAAATAAGAAATTTACTGTTTCGTTTTTACGCATTAGTTTGATACCATCACGCAATCCCATCATGATTTCTTGCTTATCTACAAAATAGGTTTGAGGTCTTAACTCCATTTCGCTATAAATAACATTCCCTTTAAGGTCTTTTATTTCATAGTCAAAAAAAGCAACATCTCCTTTTTTTGGAGTTATTGTATCTGTAGTGTTTTGGTTTTCATAAGCGTACCAGTATCCTTTTGAAGAAGCAATATATTTTATTTTAGGGTTGTTTTTGATAACAGTCTTAATTTGTTGTTCTTCGGTAGCTACAAGTTTTTTATTTCTTTCGATAGATTTTTTCATGAATGTACCTGAAGAAATAGAAACGGGTCTTCTGGCTTCTTCATGCTGTTTACAGCTCGAAACTAAAACGGCTAAAACAATAGCTGAAGCAAATATTTTAGGGTAGTTCATGGTTGTTATATTTTTAGTTTGTTTACTAAATCTTCAAATTTCTTCAATGTTTCTTCCATTGAATCTAGTGATTTTCCTCCTGCAGCATTGCTGTGACCTCCACCGTTAAAATGAGCTCTTGCAAATTCATTTACATCAAAACCACCTTGTGAACGGAAAGAAATTTTGATTATTTTCTCATCTTTATTTTCAATAAATATAGCTGTAAAAACGATACCTTTCATGCTTAAACCGTAATTTACGATTCCTTCAGTATCTCCTTTTATATAATTAAACTCGTCTAATTCAGCTTGAGTTAATGAAGTATATGATGTTTTGTGTTCAGTTAAAACCTTCATGTTTTGCAATGCTCTTCCAAGTAATTGCAAGCGACTGTACGAACTGTTATCAAAAAGCAAAATTGGAATTTGCGTGTTTTCGACACCTAAATCAATTAGTTCAGCAATAATACGGTGGGTGTTTCCTGTTGTTCCAGGAAAACGAAAAGAACCAGAATCGGTTAATATTCCTGTATAAATGCAAGTTGCTATAGTTTTGTCTAAATCTTCTTTTTTATCTAAAAACGAGATGAAATTATAAACCATTTCGCAAGTAGATCCAAATGAAGTATCTGAATACATATAAGCGGCATAATCATCAGGTCTTTGGTGGTGATCAATCATGATAAACGGAGCTTTTAGCTTTGCTAAAGTATGTTCCATTTCTCCTGTGCGGTGAAAAGCATTAAAATCTAGTGTGAATATAAGTTCAGCTTCTTCAAGAATTTTAGTGCAGTTATCGATATCTTTTTCGAATATTCTTACTGTTTCAGAACCTGGTAACCAAGCAAGGAAATCAGGAAAATCATTCGGAGCAATTACAATTGGCTCATGATTGTTTTTTAATAAAAAGTGATATAAAGCTAAGGTTGAACCCATAGCATCCCCATCGGGACCTCGGTGTGGAATTATGGCAATCTTTTTTGGAGTTGCTAATAACAACTTTATGGCTTGAATGTCTTGTATTTTCATGTGTGCGAATTTACATTTTTTTACTGTAAAGTTGAAAACATTTTAGACATTAACATGCTTTTATAAAATCTTAATTTTCAATATTCATTTTTAGTTGCTGTTGTCGTTTTTGGTAGCTGTTTTTAGAGTAAAACAAAAGACAATCAAATACTAAACTTCGGGTTGTAGCTGTGACTGTGATTAAAAACAGCTGTAAATTAAAACCATTTTTGATATAAATTGTGTTTAGGGCCTTTTACAATTTGGGATTTGTAAATACCTATGGAGCCTGAGGATAAGTAGGCAATAACACAGGCTATGGCGATAAAAATTCCACTTTCGATACCAAATAATTCAATCCCCATAACGGTACAGGCAATAGGAGTATGGGTTGCTCCAGAGAATACAGCGACAAACCCCATTCCGGCAAGAAGAGCAATTGGCATAGGAACTATAAGTGATAAAGCACTGCCAAGAGTAGCCCCTACAAAAAATAATGGAGTAACCTCTCCACCTTTAAAACCAGCGCCTAGTGTAAAACCCGTAAAGAGTATTTTGAGTAAAAAATCATACCATGCATTTGTATTTGTAAAGGAGTCAACAATAGCGGGAACTCCCAAGCCTGAAAATTTTGTAAAACCAAAACCAGCAATAGCAACAGCAAGAATAATCCCGCCTACAAAGGGACGAAGCGGGGGGTATTTTATAGTTTTAGAAAATATGGAACTCCAAAAGTGGGTAGTTCGAGAGAATAATAAAGCAGCAAATCCGAATAATGTACCACAAATTAAAGTGTAAAATAAATTAGCAGAAGTGATTTCTGGAACTAGTGGAATGCTGTAATGAGTATGTTTTACTTGCCATATCTCGACAGTAAAATAGGCTGTATAAGCCACAATAAAGGAAAGCAAAATACTTTTTAAGTTAATTTTACTAAAATAAACGACTTCAAGAGCAAAGATGGCACCAGCTAAAGGTGTTCCAAAAACAGATGCAAAACCAGCACTTATTCCTAAAATGATTAGTGTTTTTCTTTCGGAATTATTGAGTTTAAAGATTTTTGTAAATTGGTCGGCGATTGCGCCTCCCATTTGTACAGCTGTTCCTTCACGGCCAGCCGAGCCACCAAATAAATGGGTGATTATGGTTCCAAAGTAAACTAGCGGAGCCATTTTTAAAGGAATAATTTCTTTTGGGTTTTCGTATTCTTCGAGCAATAAATTGTTGCCTTTTACAACGTCTTTCCCTAAATAATAATAACTAAGGCCTACTAGTAATCCACCAAGAGGCAAAAGCCAAATAATCCAGTCATGTAGGATTCTGTACTGGGTGACATACTCTAAAGTAATTAAAAAAAACGCCGAAGCTGAACCTGATAAAATACCTATCAATACACAAATGAAAATCCATTTGAGAGAGAGGAGTATTGTTTCTTTTAAATTTTGTAAATTCATTTAAATGGGGTAGCAGTGGCGTTTTTTTTTATTAAAAAGATTTGATTTGTTATACAATTACTGCTGTAAATTCTATTTCTACCAAGTATTCTGGTGCTACAAGTTTGCTAATTTCGTAAAAACCAGTTGTTGGTTTTATGTCTTTAAAAAAGGTTGAATGTGCTCCAGCTACAGACTCAAAGGTTGAGATATCGGTGGTGAAAATACGAGTTCTAATTACGTCTTTCATTCCAATTCCTAAATCTTCTAAAACTTTTTCTACTCTTTCCAGAATATTCAATGTCTGTGCATACGCATCATCGGCTTTAACTTTTTCGCCATCAACAATAGCGACAGTTCCAGAAACTTCTACGATATTACCAATGCGAACTGCGCGACAATATCCCATTTTGTCTTCCCAAGGAGATCCTGTTAGGATGTTTTCTCTTTTCATTCTAAGGTTGTTTTTGTGTGTGTTTTCGAACTGCTTTTAGTGGTTTTTAAAAGCAGTTCATAGTTAGATTAATAGTGTTGCAATTTATGAAAAATGCAAATGAAAACACACAAAATGTAGCGATTAATTCCTAGCTAAAAATCAGTTTTTGTGATAAATGGTTACGATTTTTGAGCTGTTACAATGAAAGGTTTGTCAGATCATTTTTGAGATAGTATCGCTTATATCCATTTATCACTATTCGTATAATCGTTAGGGAAATAGGTGAGATATTGAACCATTCGTGGAGCTGTTCCTTTATTTGGACTTGCACAATGTGGTAAAGTGTTTTGCCATATTATAAAATCACCAGCATTTGCAACTATCGGTACAGGTTGTGTTATTTTAATTATTTCTTCTCTTGGGTTTATGTCTGATTTAAGGTTGTTGAGCCAAGAATCTATTTTTTTATGAAACCCTGGTACACAATGAAAGGCACCATCATTAAGTCCGCAATCGGTTAGATAGAGAAGGCCTTGAAATCCAAAACTAATGGGCTGACTTAAGCTAACATCCCAATGAAGGTCACTTCCTAAAAAATAAAAGTGGTTAGTCTCAGGTGGATTAAAGCTTACTTTGTCAATCGTTTTGTATATATCAGTAGTGTTATATAGTTGTTCGTAAGCTTTTTTTATTTTTGGAGAAAATCTATTTCTGTTTAAGGTTTCATGATCCGAAAAATTAACCATTAGTCCTTTATGTTCCTGATGGGTTTCATACCAAGTTTCTTTTTTATCAGGGTTCATTTTTAAGAAATCCCAAATAGCACGTTGCGTGTCTTCACAATCTTCTTTTGGAATAGCATTTTTTACAATAACATATCCATTAATATTCCAAAATTCAATATCATCGTCAGAGAGTACTTGTTCAGTAATATGCTCAGAGTCTTGTGGTGTGATTTTCTTTTTATCATTCAGCCAGTTTTTAAAAGTCTCAAAATCTGGTTTTTTAAAATAGAGATACTGTAATGTTTCTTCCATGCCAATGCCAAATTGATATAACATTTTGATTTCTTCGTTCCAACTTTGGTTTTGATCTGAAGTAGAGGTGGTATTAGGGTTTAACGTGCGTTCCCATAGTTTTTTTAAAAGAATCCAAGGCATAGTTTTATAAGTGATTGTGGTTTGAAAATTTAGCTAAGCAGTAAATCAGGAATGGTATTTATTGTATCATTTCATGAGGTATTTGATCAAAATATACTTGTAATATGAAATCGCCTACTACGATACCATTCGCAAGTAATAAGTGACCATTAGGTGAGTTGTTCCATTTTACGTTTGTTGAAATATGATGCAGCTCACTATCGTAATTAACTATCGAAACACCTTCTATTAGCAAAGGATTTCCATATTTGTCAACAATTTTCTGCCCAGGAATTAGCTTATCAGCTTTTGTGTATTTCCCATTTGAAAGCAAGAAAGGAAGGTTTGTATCACAAATAAAATAAGGGATATCATTGCTCGGTACAAGTATGTATACTGTTTTTTGAGATTGAATATAATGGTTGTTATCGGTACTAAAGGAAACTCTAGCGGTTGTTGATGATAGTTTAATTTTACCTTGATTTACTTTTACAGAAATTGCAGATACTGCATCACCTTTTGTAAAATGATATACAGGTTTTAGTCCTGTAGGAATTGTGATGAGCGGATTATTCCCTGAAGCATTACTATTTAAATTAACATCAATCGCTGGAATAAAATTAGTTTTCATACTGTATTTTTTAGGAAGTTTCGAGCTGTATTAAAAAAAAGTATAGCTCAAAATTAACTTATTTAAAAATATAGATGTTACGTATAAATACCTGTTTTGAATCTCTTTTTGGTTGTTTATTAGTGTGTTATGTAGGTTTTGAAGTAACGAAAAAGGAATATTTTTTTGGTTGTACATGTTTTTTTATTTGCTAGGTTGATGAGGATACCCCATGAATATTTGTAGCAATTTGGATTTTAATTGCTTCTTTGGAATGGTTTTCAAGATGTTATAATTGAATTATTCAACTTGATATTGTTCAAAAAGGCGAAGTTTGTTTTGGGTAGTAGTGAGGTTTTTTTGAAGCACTTCGATTTTATTTAATAAATGGGTAATTGCATCAATCCCCTCTAAATTAATTTTGAGTTCATAATGCAGTCGTATCATTTTTTCTATAGAAGGCAATTGTTCTGGATGCAAATATTGTTCTTCTTCTAAAACGATAATTTCTATTAAACCATAACTGTCTAGTTTAGCTATAAAGGAGTCTTCAATTTCGTGATATATGCAAAATTGTTTTATTTGGATTAAGTTTTTGTTATCCATGATTTCTTATTTTAGATAATTCTTTGAATAATTCTTTTTCTTTCTCAGATAGGTTTGTTGGGATTTTTATAGTGTAGGTGAT encodes:
- a CDS encoding GNAT family N-acetyltransferase, whose amino-acid sequence is MDFNFASNIVLEDDLVLLRPLQRTDIDNLLEISLNEPETWEYSLIRANGKENLEKYIDIAINARDNKIEFPFIVFDKKSGKYAGSTRFYDMSISYKTLQLGYTWYGSAFRGTGLNKHCKYLLLQYAFETMGMERVEFRADNNNQRSVAAMKSIGCKVEGVLRNHMPTFGSDVRRDTIILSILREEWFSEVKENLKQKL
- a CDS encoding M949_RS01915 family surface polysaccharide biosynthesis protein is translated as MKKLILLLVFFYSILGFSQAAQSKILSESEIIERDLDKGKFPIFRAYEYQDKGGVYELTLNENQKVVSSKDTLNTKIEAVCYLNDHGGYLVKWTINDFVESAEAEETSIWFWTKYCSTQDIDNDGYIEPILVYGTKTDDENIRRIKIITVYKGKKYAIRAVECDLDYCRSFKKDKNWDLLPQKIKSYIDKLLAKIRKEQHVLLKDG
- a CDS encoding GH92 family glycosyl hydrolase, translated to MNNVKYKGFLFGLSILMFGYSHKMSGQEKANKLKELVQYVDPMIGTAKMGHTYPGATVPFGSVQLSPETDTIPYATNGKYNKDVYKYCAGYQYEDKTIVGFSHTHFSGTGHSDLGDFLIMPTTGKLQLNPGTASRPETGYRSVFSHKTEKAEPAYYSVLLEDHNIKAELTATTRVGMHQYTFPKSDEAHIILDLTAGIYNYDKKNVWTFVRVENDTLITGYRQTNGWARTRTVYFAMSFSKPIKGYGQATPEKSVYKGFWGKFDQTKGFPEMAGANLKLYFDFDTNENEKIKIKFAISPVSTQGALANMKAEIPDWDFERVKKESQEVWNKELNKIQVQTLKKEDMVNFYTAMYHAFLGPTVYMDNDGNYKGLDGNIHKATTFQNYTSFSLWDTYRALHPLFNIVQPKRNSDMINSMLAHYDQSVHKMLPIWSHYGNENWCMIGYHSVSVIADAIVKGNVNFDADKALLATVNTAKVPYYDGLEYYMKKGYVPEDKNGSSVSKTLEYAYDDWAIAQAAKKLGKEDIYNVFSKRAESYKNVYDAKTGFMRPKLDDGTFKKEFDPLDTHGQGFIEGNSWNYSLYMPQDPAGMIKMMNGKEAFTRRLDSLFSMHLPDKYFENTEDITKEGIIGNYVHGNEPSHHVVYLYNWTNSPWKAQDKIRMILKRMYQNGPDGLGGNDDFGQMSAWYIFSSLGFYPVAPGSVDYSLGSPLVANAVFNLENGKIFEVATINQSDKNVFVSKVLLNGKPLTSPIIKHSDIINGGKITFYMSSKPNKKIYQN
- a CDS encoding peptidylprolyl isomerase produces the protein MKLKILFLFCLGVLNLQAQTTKKPVQGKKKTITKVATKPAENEGIFATITTKKGNIVLQLEYIKTPVTVANFVSLAEGTNPYVTVERLKGKPFFDGLKFHRVINDFMIQGGDPDGNGSGGPGYAFKDEFVSDLRFDKGGILAMANSGPTTNGSQFFITHKDTPWLNDKHTIFGHVVQGMDVVNLILQDDVIQTVTITRKGAMAKKFDAPKVFASYYDNKAEEAKKQALLDAEKTKQAQAAALEQERLYKEKYATVIAAKKAYFDTAKATATTTPSGLSYKIVQKGTGVKPAAGSTFYFHYAGYFEDGTLFDSSFEEVARAYGKHDVNRAAQGGYQAFPFQAGKKDGMIPGFIEGLDLMSYGEKAIFFLPSKLAYGERGAGGVIPPNATLIFELEIYKEQPTPKQ
- a CDS encoding peptidylprolyl isomerase, whose translation is MKKSLILLLLAITTLYSCKDEHSNLPDGLYAEIETNKGNIIVELNYQKAPITVANFVTLAEGKNEFVTNPELKKKPFFDGLKFHRVIEDFMIQTGDPLGTGSGDTGYKFKDESNDLKFDKGGVLAMANNGPATNSSQFFITHVETPWLEGKHTIFGQVVDKGMEVVNQIKQDDHIVKVTIIRNGEAAKKFDAVKVFHDYFSVEAKAKSEFESKFKEVRDEKLASYAALKAKATKTSSGLEYIITEKGTGKKPANGAQVFINYAGFLEDGTLFDTSMANVAKSFGKFDAARAEARQYNPIPFQAGAKEGMIPGFIEGIEKLSFGDKAVLFIPSHLAYGQAGAGGVIPPNANIIFEVQLLEKMPTE
- the gldI gene encoding gliding motility-associated peptidyl-prolyl isomerase GldI, translating into MNYPKIFASAIVLAVLVSSCKQHEEARRPVSISSGTFMKKSIERNKKLVATEEQQIKTVIKNNPKIKYIASSKGYWYAYENQNTTDTITPKKGDVAFFDYEIKDLKGNVIYSEMELRPQTYFVDKQEIMMGLRDGIKLMRKNETVNFLFPSHMAYGYHGDEKRIGINQPLICTVTLHNFVPETAYRKQMEARSPKTEAPKPTTPAIKNDSLN
- a CDS encoding DHH family phosphoesterase encodes the protein MKIQDIQAIKLLLATPKKIAIIPHRGPDGDAMGSTLALYHFLLKNNHEPIVIAPNDFPDFLAWLPGSETVRIFEKDIDNCTKILEEAELIFTLDFNAFHRTGEMEHTLAKLKAPFIMIDHHQRPDDYAAYMYSDTSFGSTCEMVYNFISFLDKKEDLDKTIATCIYTGILTDSGSFRFPGTTGNTHRIIAELIDLGVENTQIPILLFDNSSYSRLQLLGRALQNMKVLTEHKTSYTSLTQAELDEFNYIKGDTEGIVNYGLSMKGIVFTAIFIENKDEKIIKISFRSQGGFDVNEFARAHFNGGGHSNAAGGKSLDSMEETLKKFEDLVNKLKI
- a CDS encoding voltage-gated chloride channel family protein, with the protein product MNLQNLKETILLSLKWIFICVLIGILSGSASAFFLITLEYVTQYRILHDWIIWLLPLGGLLVGLSYYYLGKDVVKGNNLLLEEYENPKEIIPLKMAPLVYFGTIITHLFGGSAGREGTAVQMGGAIADQFTKIFKLNNSERKTLIILGISAGFASVFGTPLAGAIFALEVVYFSKINLKSILLSFIVAYTAYFTVEIWQVKHTHYSIPLVPEITSANLFYTLICGTLFGFAALLFSRTTHFWSSIFSKTIKYPPLRPFVGGIILAVAIAGFGFTKFSGLGVPAIVDSFTNTNAWYDFLLKILFTGFTLGAGFKGGEVTPLFFVGATLGSALSLIVPMPIALLAGMGFVAVFSGATHTPIACTVMGIELFGIESGIFIAIACVIAYLSSGSIGIYKSQIVKGPKHNLYQKWF